Proteins encoded by one window of Vicinamibacterales bacterium:
- a CDS encoding transglutaminase family protein: protein MSAIYRIQHETRYRHSAPVTVSQHVGCLTPRRLPQQILHAWRLDVTPEPDDRGERLDYFGNVVTQLSIVKPYTELLVHAESRVAANARPRPIAPDGGPAWETVRDAGAWRVGRALGDADEYRYPSPFVEIDAAFAGYARADFAPRRPLLAAAIALMHRVHHDFTFDPGTTTVTTPLSRVLIDRRGVCQDFAHVLIGCLRSLGLPARYVSGYLLTDPPPGSPRLLGADASHAWLSVWCPSHGWVDLDPTNDVLPDERHITVAWGRDYGDVSPLRGVVLGGGEHELSVAVSVVPEGEA from the coding sequence ATGAGCGCGATCTACCGCATCCAGCACGAGACGCGCTATCGCCACAGCGCCCCGGTGACGGTCTCGCAGCACGTCGGCTGTCTCACACCGCGCCGGCTGCCGCAGCAGATCCTCCACGCGTGGCGCCTGGACGTGACGCCGGAACCCGACGACCGCGGCGAGCGCCTCGACTACTTCGGCAACGTGGTGACACAGCTCTCGATCGTCAAGCCGTACACCGAGCTGCTCGTCCACGCCGAGAGCCGCGTCGCCGCAAACGCCCGTCCGCGTCCAATTGCGCCGGACGGGGGCCCGGCCTGGGAAACCGTGCGCGATGCCGGGGCCTGGCGCGTCGGTCGCGCGCTTGGCGACGCCGACGAGTACCGCTATCCGTCGCCGTTCGTCGAGATCGACGCGGCGTTCGCCGGCTACGCGCGCGCCGATTTCGCGCCGCGCCGGCCGCTGCTGGCAGCGGCGATCGCGCTGATGCACCGCGTCCACCACGACTTCACCTTCGATCCCGGCACGACGACCGTCACCACGCCGCTGTCGCGCGTCCTGATCGATCGTCGCGGCGTCTGCCAGGACTTCGCGCACGTGCTGATCGGCTGCCTGCGGTCGCTCGGCTTGCCGGCGCGCTACGTCAGCGGCTACCTGTTGACCGATCCGCCGCCGGGCAGCCCGCGGCTGCTCGGTGCCGATGCCTCGCACGCGTGGCTCTCGGTGTGGTGTCCGTCGCACGGCTGGGTCGATCTCGATCCCACCAACGACGTCCTTCCCGACGAACGGCACATCACCGTGGCGTGGGGCCGCGACTACGGCGACGTCAGCCCGCTGCGCGGCGTCGTCCTCGGCGGCGGCGAGCACGAGCTGTCGGTCGCCGTCAGCGTCGTGCCGGAGGGCGAGGCGTGA
- a CDS encoding transglutaminase family protein: MSIHVALNHVTHYRYDRPVSLSPHQIRLRPAPHCRARILSYSQRLVPALHFMNWQQDPYSNYVARVTFPERTRELRVEIDLVTEHAVFNPFDFFLEPAVEQAPFDYEPALLRDLQPFLRVEPMSSRFESYLASIDRTRQRTIDRLVGLNRRLSQDIGYVIRLEPGVQSCDDTLARRTGSCRDSAWLLVQLLRRLGLAARFVSGYLIQLAPDVPSLDGPKGASHDFADLHAWCEVYLPGAGWVGLDPTSGLLAGEGHLPLACTPEPTDAAPITGAVDDCKVEFTHAMTVTRIHESPRVTHPYRDDEWTAIQAVALAVDADLRRQDVRLTMGGEPTFVAIDDRDGEEWNTAALGPAKRARAFDLLWRLKDAFAPQGLLHVGQGKWYPGEQLPRWALGCYWRVDGQPVWRNPALFADESHPDGVGADDAERFLRALARRLGLSDHFVRAGYEDVWYYLWREGRLPVNVDPLDARVDDELERARLRRVFDRGLAAPVGYALPLTTGPAPAAGWRTGPWFLRDEKMYLLPGDSPMGYRLPLDSLPWAAPEDVTPDIERDPMAPHPPLPDAGVAVPDPPPSPGDGGPPRQPTRGESARDSIRTAVCAESRNGTLHVFMPPMPILEAYLDLVSCVEETAAALGVRVVVEGYRPPDDDRLRVFQVAPDPGVIEVNVQPSDNWPDLVTITERLYGEAVGARLASEKFMLDGRHTGTGGGNHFVLGGATANDSPFLRRPDLLRSLASYWHNHPSLSFLFSGLFVGPTSQAPRVDEARHDSVYELELAFGRLPVPGQPAPPWTIDRALRHLLVDVTGNTHRAEFCIDKLYPPEASAGRRGLLELRAFEMPPHPRMSLAQQLLLRALVARFWRQPYEARLTRWGTDLHDRFMLPYFVWQDFEEVVDELRRSGHAIDARWFLPHHEFRFPHAGDIAVRGLTLQLRQALEPWPALGEEGAAGATVRFVDSSLERMQVHLTGLTDGRFVLTCNRRAVPLQPTGRNGEFVAGVRYRAWHPPSALHPSIGVHAPLTFDLVDTWMRRSLGGCRYHVAHPGGRSYDRFPVNSYEAESRRLARFERLGHTPGRIDAAPAAPSREFPFTLDLRT; this comes from the coding sequence GTGAGCATTCACGTCGCGCTGAATCACGTTACGCACTATCGCTACGACCGGCCGGTGTCGCTGTCGCCGCACCAGATACGGCTGCGGCCGGCGCCCCACTGCCGTGCGCGTATTCTCTCGTACTCGCAGCGACTCGTCCCGGCGCTGCACTTCATGAACTGGCAGCAGGATCCGTACAGCAACTACGTCGCGCGCGTGACCTTCCCGGAGCGCACGCGCGAGCTGCGCGTCGAGATCGATCTCGTCACCGAGCACGCCGTCTTCAATCCGTTCGACTTCTTCCTCGAGCCGGCCGTCGAGCAGGCGCCGTTCGACTACGAACCGGCGCTGCTCCGCGATTTGCAGCCGTTCCTGCGCGTCGAGCCGATGAGCAGTCGTTTCGAGAGCTATCTCGCGTCGATCGATCGGACGCGTCAGCGGACGATCGACCGGCTGGTCGGCTTGAACCGGCGCCTCAGCCAGGACATCGGCTACGTGATCCGTCTGGAGCCCGGCGTCCAGAGCTGCGACGATACGCTGGCGCGTCGTACCGGCTCGTGCCGCGATTCGGCGTGGCTGCTCGTGCAGCTCCTGCGCCGGCTCGGCCTCGCCGCGCGGTTCGTGTCGGGCTACCTGATTCAACTGGCGCCCGATGTGCCATCGCTCGACGGTCCGAAGGGGGCGTCTCACGACTTCGCCGACCTGCATGCCTGGTGCGAGGTCTACCTGCCGGGTGCCGGCTGGGTCGGGCTCGATCCGACGTCTGGGCTGCTGGCCGGCGAAGGCCACCTGCCGCTCGCCTGCACGCCCGAGCCGACCGATGCCGCGCCGATCACCGGCGCCGTCGACGATTGCAAGGTCGAGTTCACCCACGCGATGACGGTGACCCGGATTCACGAGTCGCCGCGCGTCACCCACCCGTACCGAGACGACGAGTGGACGGCGATTCAGGCGGTGGCGCTCGCCGTCGACGCCGACCTGCGCCGCCAGGACGTCCGGCTGACGATGGGCGGCGAGCCGACGTTCGTGGCGATCGACGATCGCGACGGCGAGGAATGGAACACGGCGGCGCTCGGGCCGGCCAAGCGCGCCCGCGCATTCGATCTGTTGTGGCGGCTGAAGGACGCGTTCGCGCCGCAGGGGCTGCTGCACGTCGGCCAGGGTAAGTGGTACCCCGGCGAGCAGTTGCCGCGCTGGGCGCTTGGCTGCTACTGGCGTGTCGACGGCCAGCCGGTCTGGCGCAATCCAGCGCTGTTCGCCGACGAGTCCCATCCCGACGGCGTGGGCGCCGATGATGCCGAGCGATTCCTGCGCGCGCTCGCCCGGCGCCTCGGGCTCAGCGATCACTTCGTGCGTGCCGGCTACGAAGACGTCTGGTACTACCTGTGGCGCGAGGGGAGGCTGCCTGTCAACGTCGATCCGCTCGACGCCAGGGTCGACGACGAGCTCGAGCGCGCGCGGCTGCGCCGCGTCTTCGATCGCGGACTCGCGGCGCCGGTCGGCTACGCCCTGCCGCTCACGACCGGGCCGGCGCCGGCGGCTGGCTGGCGCACCGGTCCGTGGTTCCTGCGCGATGAAAAGATGTATCTGCTGCCGGGCGATTCGCCGATGGGCTATCGCCTGCCACTCGACTCGCTGCCGTGGGCGGCGCCGGAAGACGTCACGCCGGACATCGAACGCGATCCGATGGCGCCGCATCCGCCGCTCCCTGACGCGGGTGTCGCGGTACCGGATCCGCCTCCGTCGCCGGGCGATGGCGGCCCTCCGCGCCAGCCGACGCGCGGCGAGTCCGCGCGCGACAGCATCAGGACCGCCGTCTGCGCCGAGTCGCGCAACGGCACGCTGCACGTCTTCATGCCGCCGATGCCGATCCTCGAGGCCTATCTCGATCTCGTCAGCTGTGTCGAGGAGACGGCGGCGGCGCTCGGCGTCCGCGTGGTCGTCGAAGGCTACCGTCCGCCCGACGACGATCGCCTGCGGGTGTTCCAGGTGGCACCGGACCCTGGCGTGATCGAGGTCAACGTCCAGCCGAGCGACAACTGGCCGGACCTCGTGACGATCACCGAGCGCCTCTATGGCGAGGCCGTCGGCGCGCGTCTGGCGAGCGAGAAGTTCATGCTCGACGGCCGCCACACCGGCACCGGCGGCGGCAATCACTTCGTGCTCGGCGGCGCGACGGCGAACGACAGTCCGTTCCTGCGCCGGCCCGACCTGCTGCGCAGCCTGGCGAGCTACTGGCACAACCATCCGTCGCTGTCGTTCCTGTTCTCCGGCCTGTTCGTCGGCCCGACCAGCCAGGCGCCGCGCGTCGACGAGGCGCGGCACGACAGCGTCTACGAGCTGGAGCTGGCGTTCGGCCGGCTGCCGGTACCGGGACAGCCGGCGCCGCCGTGGACGATCGACCGGGCGCTCCGCCACCTGCTCGTCGACGTCACCGGCAACACGCATCGCGCCGAATTCTGCATCGACAAGCTGTATCCGCCGGAGGCGTCGGCCGGCCGGCGCGGCCTGCTCGAGCTGCGCGCCTTCGAGATGCCGCCGCATCCGCGCATGAGTCTGGCCCAGCAACTGCTGCTGCGGGCGCTGGTCGCGCGCTTCTGGCGCCAGCCGTATGAAGCGCGCCTGACGCGCTGGGGCACCGACCTCCACGATCGCTTCATGCTGCCGTACTTCGTGTGGCAGGATTTCGAGGAGGTGGTCGACGAGCTGCGGCGCAGCGGCCATGCGATCGATGCGCGCTGGTTCCTGCCGCATCACGAGTTCCGGTTCCCGCACGCCGGCGATATCGCGGTCCGTGGCTTGACGCTGCAACTTCGACAGGCGCTCGAGCCGTGGCCGGCGCTCGGCGAAGAGGGGGCAGCCGGCGCCACGGTGCGATTCGTGGACTCGTCGCTCGAGCGCATGCAGGTGCATCTCACGGGCTTGACCGACGGACGCTTCGTCCTGACCTGCAACAGGCGGGCAGTGCCGCTGCAGCCGACCGGGCGCAACGGCGAGTTCGTCGCCGGCGTGCGTTACCGCGCCTGGCATCCGCCATCGGCGTTGCACCCGTCGATCGGTGTCCACGCGCCGCTGACGTTCGATCTCGTCGACACCTGGATGCGTCGTTCGCTCGGCGGCTGCCGCTATCACGTGGCGCATCCGGGTGGCCGCAGTTATGATCGCTTTCCGGTGAACAGCTACGAGGCCGAGAGCCGCCGCCTCGCCCGCTTCGAGCGGCTCGGTCACACGCCCGGACGGATCGACGCGGCGCCGGCGGCGCCCTCCCGCGAGTTCCCCTTTACCCTGGATCTGCGCACGTGA
- a CDS encoding circularly permuted type 2 ATP-grasp protein: protein MSVPSAASAAPPPGFAPLLDGYRTPDGHYDELLDARGRVRGPWASFGRHVPDMSAATLATAQSRVAKQIQESSITHAVYAATDGRLRPWQLDVLPLIVTAAEWAPLADGVAQLARLLNRMTADLYGPRTLLRDGLVPPALVFSHPGFLRACQGTVPAAGIFLQQVAVDLARSLDGSWQIVNVRTQTPAGAGFALENRATLIRMFPEAFRELHVDAVAPYFAALNQTLVRTAPCDEGPPRIVLLTPGPYSGRYFEHAYLARYFGFALVEGADLTVRHDRVFLKTIEGLRQVHAVVRHLADDFCDPLDLRADSALGVPGLVQAWRAGRVLVANAFGASVLESPALRGLLPDVAPAFIGEPLALSVRPVRWAGDRAGGGAAVAEAPVRSSYAPVWHDGRLASHPMLLRVFAVADGDGGYRVMTGGLTRTGGPGQAMVTSGAGGSKDTWVLCEPSIGSRPPEPSLVPQAGRATGGAAGAVSSRAAEHLFWLGRYVERAETAARLLRTALAGLSDPSTPEVPRPFLLRVCRTNGLLERAESIEGDDADPDPDFESDLPAPDLMDRLVDDLFDAESRRSLAFDVRQTVRVAGAIRDRLSSDNWRLLNQLFALVAVRPARRPDCLETLALLERAIVSLVAVAGLEVAHMSRDHGWRFLSIGRHLERLLAMATTFATLTPDEAEDPIVLAWLLDASGSLGTFRARYARQPEWSAVVELLLFDRLSPRSLSFQVGKIASHVPQFPDAAALDILPDLRRLDRVCQEAVGLPDRRAGSPAVASLLAGCQDVAQRVSDSLTARYFSHAYELPHVTTGR from the coding sequence GTGAGCGTCCCAAGCGCCGCCAGCGCGGCGCCGCCGCCCGGCTTCGCGCCGCTGCTCGACGGGTACCGTACGCCCGACGGCCACTACGACGAGCTCCTCGACGCACGCGGACGCGTGCGCGGGCCGTGGGCCTCGTTCGGTCGGCACGTGCCCGACATGAGCGCTGCCACGCTGGCGACCGCGCAGTCACGCGTCGCCAAGCAGATCCAGGAGAGCAGCATCACGCACGCGGTCTACGCGGCGACGGACGGGCGTCTGCGCCCCTGGCAGCTCGACGTGCTCCCGCTCATCGTCACGGCGGCGGAATGGGCGCCGCTCGCCGACGGCGTCGCGCAGCTGGCGCGCCTGCTCAACCGCATGACCGCCGATCTCTACGGGCCGCGGACGCTCCTGCGCGACGGCCTGGTGCCGCCGGCGCTGGTGTTCAGCCATCCCGGATTCCTCCGTGCCTGCCAGGGTACCGTTCCGGCGGCCGGCATCTTCCTTCAGCAGGTCGCCGTCGATCTGGCGCGCAGCCTCGACGGCTCGTGGCAGATCGTCAACGTCCGCACGCAAACACCGGCCGGTGCCGGCTTCGCGCTCGAGAACCGCGCGACGCTCATCCGGATGTTCCCAGAGGCGTTCCGCGAGCTGCACGTGGACGCCGTGGCGCCCTACTTCGCGGCGCTGAACCAGACGCTGGTCCGGACGGCGCCGTGCGACGAGGGGCCGCCGCGCATCGTGCTGCTGACGCCAGGACCGTACAGCGGCCGCTATTTCGAGCACGCCTATCTGGCCCGCTACTTCGGCTTCGCGCTCGTCGAAGGCGCCGACCTCACCGTGCGGCACGATCGCGTGTTTCTCAAGACGATCGAAGGCCTGCGTCAGGTCCACGCGGTCGTCCGACATCTCGCCGACGACTTCTGCGATCCGCTCGATCTGCGCGCCGATTCGGCGCTCGGCGTGCCGGGTCTGGTTCAGGCCTGGCGCGCCGGGCGTGTGCTGGTCGCCAACGCGTTCGGCGCGAGCGTGCTGGAGTCGCCGGCGTTGCGCGGCCTGCTGCCCGATGTGGCGCCGGCGTTCATCGGCGAACCACTCGCCCTCTCGGTGCGGCCCGTCCGGTGGGCCGGCGATCGAGCCGGCGGAGGCGCCGCGGTGGCGGAAGCGCCCGTGCGGTCGTCGTATGCGCCGGTGTGGCACGACGGCCGCCTCGCCAGTCATCCGATGCTTCTACGCGTGTTCGCCGTCGCCGACGGGGACGGCGGCTATCGGGTGATGACAGGCGGCCTGACGCGCACCGGCGGACCCGGCCAGGCGATGGTGACGAGCGGCGCGGGGGGGAGCAAGGATACCTGGGTCCTGTGCGAACCCTCGATCGGTTCGCGCCCGCCGGAGCCGTCGCTCGTGCCGCAGGCCGGCAGGGCGACCGGCGGCGCCGCCGGGGCAGTCTCGAGTCGCGCCGCCGAACACCTGTTCTGGCTGGGACGGTATGTCGAGCGAGCCGAAACCGCCGCCCGTCTCCTGCGCACCGCCCTGGCGGGCCTCAGCGATCCGTCCACGCCCGAGGTGCCGCGGCCGTTCCTGCTTCGGGTGTGCCGGACGAACGGCCTGCTCGAACGGGCCGAATCGATCGAGGGGGACGATGCCGATCCCGATCCGGACTTCGAGAGCGACCTGCCGGCGCCGGACCTGATGGATCGGCTCGTCGACGATCTGTTCGACGCGGAATCACGCCGCAGTCTGGCCTTCGACGTCCGCCAGACGGTCCGCGTCGCCGGGGCCATCCGCGATCGGCTCTCGTCGGACAACTGGCGTCTGCTCAATCAGCTCTTCGCCCTCGTCGCGGTGCGGCCGGCGCGCCGGCCCGACTGCCTCGAGACGCTCGCGCTGCTCGAACGCGCCATCGTGTCGCTCGTCGCGGTCGCCGGCCTCGAGGTGGCGCACATGTCGCGCGACCACGGCTGGCGCTTTCTGAGTATCGGCCGTCATCTCGAACGGCTGCTGGCGATGGCGACGACCTTCGCCACGCTCACGCCGGACGAAGCCGAGGATCCGATCGTCCTCGCATGGCTGCTCGACGCGTCGGGCAGCCTCGGGACGTTCCGGGCCCGCTACGCCCGCCAGCCGGAATGGTCCGCGGTCGTCGAGCTCCTCCTGTTCGATCGCCTGAGCCCGCGCTCGCTGTCGTTCCAGGTCGGCAAGATCGCCTCGCACGTGCCGCAGTTCCCTGACGCGGCGGCGCTCGACATCCTGCCGGATCTCCGCCGCCTCGATCGCGTCTGCCAGGAGGCGGTCGGTCTGCCGGATCGGCGCGCCGGCTCACCGGCGGTTGCGTCGCTGCTCGCCGGCTGCCAGGACGTGGCGCAGCGCGTCTCCGACTCACTCACCGCCCGATATTTCAGCCACGCCTACGAATTGCCGCATGTGACCACGGGACGATGA